The sequence TCGATGAAGTTCTTCTACCGGGTCGAGGTCGCCGACCGCACCCCGGACATCGCCGTCGTCCACCTCCCGGCCGGTTCCATCGCGGAGGTCCCGGACGGCGTGACCGTACGGGAGACCCCGCAGGGCCGGGACGTGTTCCTGCCGCGCGAGGGGCTGGAGGCGTTCGCCGGGGCCCACGGGCCCGCCGCCGGGATCCTGGCGTACGAGGCGCTGCGCGTCGAGGGGCACCGGCCGCGCGTCGGCTTCGAGACCGACCACCGCACCATCCCGCACGAGCTGGGCTGGATCGGCACCGCCGTCCACCTCCAGAAGGGCTGCTACCGGGGTCAGGAGACCGTCGCCCGCGTCCACAACCTGGGGAAGCCGCCGCGCCGGCTCGTCTTCCTGCACCTGGACGGCAGCGAGGTGCACCTGCCCGGCCACGGCACGCCGGTACGGCTGGCCGCCGACGGGCAGGAGGGCCGCCAGCTCGGCTTCGTCACCACCTCGGCCCGCCACCACGAACTGGGCCCGATCGCCCTGGCCCTGGTCAAGCGGAACGTGGCCGTCGACGCGGAGCTGATCGCCGGGGACACGGCGGCCGCCCAGGAGACGGTCGTCGAGCCGTAGGGACTCCGTCGCGGCGACGGCACGCGCCCGGAGCCCCGCTCCGGCGGCGTACGGCAGGGGCCCCGCTCCGGCGGTGTACGCCGAGGGCTGTGTGCCGACAGCGTGCGCCGGGAGTCGTGTTCCGGCGGCGTGCGGCTACACCTCGATGATCACCGTGAACGGGCCGTGGTTCGTGAGCGAGACGCGCATGTCCGCTCCGAAGCGGCCCGTCTCCACGTGCGCCCCCAGGGCCCGCAGCCGCGCCACCACCTCGTCCACCAGCGGCTCGGCGACCTCGCCCGGCGCGGCGGCGTTCCAGGTGGGGCGGCGACCCTTGCGGGCGTCCCCGTAGAGGGTGAACTGGGAAATCACCAGGAGAGGCGCGTTCACATCGGAGCACGACTTCTCGCCCTCCAGGATGCGGACCGACCAGAGCTTGCGGGCCAGCTGGGCCGCCTTCTCGGGGGTGTCGTCATGGGTGACGCCGACCAGCACACACAGGCCCTCGCCGATGATCTCCCCGACGGTGCCCGGGGCCGCCGGGTCGTCCGTCGCCCCGGCGACGGCGACGCTCGCCCCGTCCACTCTCTGTACCACTGCACGCATACAGACCAACCTATCTTGGGCTGAACGGGTACAAGGTGCCAGCGGGGGCACGGCGATGGGTGGCACGATGCACGATGTCGGTGTGCCGACGCACCGGTCGAGGGGACAAAACAGCATGAGCACATTTGGAGCCGGACAATCTCCCGGTGCCGTACCGGGGGCCCGTACCAGCACCCTGAGGTCACCCGTACAGCGCAGTCTGCCGGGACATGTTCCCGTACTGCCACCCGCCACGCCCACCACCACCGTGCCGGAGCAGGCCGGCGGTGACGCGGGGTTCGGCGGGCTGCGGCTGCCGGAGCTGCGGACGCTGCGCCGGGACGCCCAGCGCGACGAGGCCGATCTCAGTTACGTACGCCGGCTCGTGCAGGGCCGGATCGACATCCTCCGCGCCGAACTGGCCCGCCGCCGGGACCCGGAGGCCCCGGTGGAGGACGCCGCGGTGGTGAGCCGGCTCTCGGAGATCCTGGCCGACACCCCGTCCCGGCACCGCTCCTCCGCCCGGCACGTCACGCTGACGACGCCGCGCGGCGACGAGTTCCGGCAGCTCGCCGCCGAGAACCTCGCCGAGGTCGAACTGTCCGACCTGGAGGCCCGGACGGACGAGGAGCTGCACACGGCGATGGGCCGGCTCGTCCGCTACGAGCAGCAGGTCTCCCGGCGCCGTCACGAGCTGCAGCGCACGGCCGACGATTGCGGCGCGGAGATCGCCCGCAGGTACCGTGACGGGGAAGCACAAGTGGACGACCTGCTCGCCTGAAGCGACCCTTCCGGGCGCGGGTCCCGCACCCCCGTCCCCGGAAGGTCACCCATGACGTCGAGCGACGCCCCGTCCGCCATATCCTCCGCCCCGGCACCCGCCCCGCCCGTCCTGGCCGAGGTCGTGCGCTCCGGGTTCACCGAGGGCCACCACCGGGGGGCGCTGGTCCTGCTGGCCGCCGACGGCAGTGTGGAGCGCGCGATCGGCGATCCGGCGGCTCCGGTCTTCCCCCGGTCCTCCAACAAGCCGATGCAGGCCGCCGCGATCCTGCGGGCCGGCCTCGACCTGTCGGGCGAACGGCTGGCGCTGGCCGCCGCGAGCCATTCCGGGGAGCCCTTCCACCTCGACCTCGTACGGAAGATGCTCGCCGAGCACGGATTGAGCACCGCCGACCTCCGGACCCCGCCCGACCTGCCGCTGGACCCGGTCGAGGCGGAGACGTACCTGGCGGCCGGGAACGTACGCG is a genomic window of Streptomyces sp. YPW6 containing:
- a CDS encoding folate-binding protein YgfZ, translated to MKSPLLSLPGAVPAEGRDEGVAAHYGDLFREQRALADGNGFVDLSHRGVVTVTGDDRLSWLHLLLTQHVSDLAPHQATEALILSANGHIEHAMYLVDDGTTVWMHVEPDTQADLIAYLESMKFFYRVEVADRTPDIAVVHLPAGSIAEVPDGVTVRETPQGRDVFLPREGLEAFAGAHGPAAGILAYEALRVEGHRPRVGFETDHRTIPHELGWIGTAVHLQKGCYRGQETVARVHNLGKPPRRLVFLHLDGSEVHLPGHGTPVRLAADGQEGRQLGFVTTSARHHELGPIALALVKRNVAVDAELIAGDTAAAQETVVEP
- the dtd gene encoding D-aminoacyl-tRNA deacylase; the protein is MRAVVQRVDGASVAVAGATDDPAAPGTVGEIIGEGLCVLVGVTHDDTPEKAAQLARKLWSVRILEGEKSCSDVNAPLLVISQFTLYGDARKGRRPTWNAAAPGEVAEPLVDEVVARLRALGAHVETGRFGADMRVSLTNHGPFTVIIEV
- a CDS encoding ABC transporter substrate-binding protein; its protein translation is MSTFGAGQSPGAVPGARTSTLRSPVQRSLPGHVPVLPPATPTTTVPEQAGGDAGFGGLRLPELRTLRRDAQRDEADLSYVRRLVQGRIDILRAELARRRDPEAPVEDAAVVSRLSEILADTPSRHRSSARHVTLTTPRGDEFRQLAAENLAEVELSDLEARTDEELHTAMGRLVRYEQQVSRRRHELQRTADDCGAEIARRYRDGEAQVDDLLA